Proteins co-encoded in one Paraburkholderia terrae genomic window:
- the esaR gene encoding response regulator transcription factor EsaR: protein MATILVVDDEMGIRELLSEILSDEGHVVEVAENAQEARDYRQRQAPDLVLLDIWMPDTDGVTLLKEWAAQALLTMPVIMMSGHATIDTAVEATKIGALNFLEKPIALQKLLKAVEQGLARGSAAPAAGGVAAKPAMATNASAVASAAALPMMSADSLSGGMLSAQTASISFDIPLRDARDAFERAYFEYHLARENGSMTRVAEKTGLERTHLYRKLKQLGVDLGKNKGE from the coding sequence ATGGCAACCATCCTGGTGGTAGATGATGAAATGGGCATCCGGGAATTGCTCTCGGAGATCCTGAGCGACGAAGGGCATGTCGTGGAGGTCGCGGAGAACGCGCAGGAGGCGCGCGACTACCGGCAACGCCAGGCACCCGATCTGGTGCTGCTCGACATCTGGATGCCCGATACCGATGGCGTCACGTTGCTCAAGGAATGGGCCGCGCAAGCGCTACTCACGATGCCCGTCATCATGATGTCGGGTCACGCGACTATCGATACGGCGGTCGAAGCGACCAAGATCGGCGCGCTCAACTTCCTTGAAAAGCCGATCGCGCTGCAGAAGCTGCTGAAGGCCGTCGAGCAGGGACTCGCACGCGGCAGCGCGGCGCCCGCGGCGGGCGGCGTGGCAGCGAAGCCGGCGATGGCGACGAATGCTTCGGCGGTGGCATCGGCGGCTGCGCTGCCGATGATGTCGGCGGACAGTCTTAGCGGCGGCATGCTGTCCGCGCAGACGGCGTCGATTTCATTCGACATTCCGCTGCGCGACGCCCGCGATGCCTTCGAGCGCGCGTACTTCGAGTATCACCTCGCGCGCGAGAACGGCAGCATGACGCGCGTCGCGGAAAAGACGGGGCTCGAGCGGACGCATTTGTATCGCAAGCTCAAGCAGCTGGGCGTCGATCTCGGCAAGAACAAGGGCGAATAA
- the queC gene encoding 7-cyano-7-deazaguanine synthase QueC, whose product MTRKDAKSSALVLFSGGQDSATCLAWALDRYETVETLGFDYGQRHRVELECREGFRSAVARTFPEWGERLGDDHMIDLSVLGSISDTAMTREIEIHAASNGLPNTFVPGRNLMFMTIAAAIAYRRGLRVLVGGMCETDFSGYPDCRDDTMKALQVALNLGMDSRFVLETPLMWIDKADTWRLAHELGGEELVELIRVETHTCYLGERAELHAWGFGCGECPACRLRKRGYEAYLNGEQVTEPA is encoded by the coding sequence GTGACCCGTAAAGACGCCAAAAGTAGCGCGCTGGTGCTGTTTTCCGGTGGCCAGGATTCGGCCACGTGTCTCGCCTGGGCGCTGGATCGATATGAAACGGTCGAAACGCTGGGTTTCGACTACGGCCAGCGGCATCGCGTCGAACTCGAATGCCGCGAGGGATTTCGCAGCGCCGTGGCGCGCACGTTCCCCGAGTGGGGTGAGCGGCTCGGCGACGATCACATGATCGATCTGTCAGTGCTCGGCTCCATCAGCGATACCGCGATGACGCGCGAGATCGAGATCCACGCAGCGTCGAACGGTCTGCCGAATACGTTCGTGCCCGGCCGCAACCTGATGTTCATGACGATCGCGGCGGCCATTGCGTATCGTCGCGGATTGCGCGTGCTGGTCGGCGGCATGTGCGAGACGGATTTCTCCGGCTACCCGGATTGCCGCGACGACACGATGAAAGCGCTGCAAGTCGCGCTGAACCTCGGCATGGACAGCCGCTTCGTGCTGGAGACGCCGCTGATGTGGATCGACAAGGCCGACACTTGGCGCCTCGCGCATGAGCTGGGCGGCGAAGAACTGGTCGAGCTGATTCGCGTCGAGACGCACACGTGTTATCTCGGCGAGCGCGCGGAACTGCATGCGTGGGGCTTCGGTTGTGGCGAGTGCCCGGCGTGCCGCTTGCGCAAGCGCGGTTACGAGGCGTATCTAAACGGCGAACAGGTCACGGAACCCGCTTGA
- the queE gene encoding 7-carboxy-7-deazaguanine synthase codes for MTYAVKEIFYTLQGEGANAGRPAVFCRFAGCNLWSGREEDRADAVCQFCDTDFVGTDGENGGKFRTPEELAAKIASLWPEGEGQRFVVCTGGEPMLQIDQPLVDALHAQGFEIAIETNGSLPVLDTIDWICVSPKADAPLVQTKGNELKVVVPQENQRLADYAKLDFDYFLVQPMDGPSRDINTKLAIDWCKRHPQWRLSMQTHKYLNIP; via the coding sequence ATGACGTACGCGGTCAAGGAAATCTTCTACACGTTGCAGGGCGAGGGCGCGAACGCCGGACGTCCGGCCGTGTTTTGCCGGTTCGCCGGATGCAACCTGTGGTCGGGCCGCGAAGAAGATCGCGCCGACGCGGTGTGCCAGTTCTGCGATACCGACTTCGTCGGCACCGACGGCGAGAACGGCGGCAAATTCCGCACGCCCGAAGAACTGGCGGCGAAGATTGCCTCGTTGTGGCCCGAAGGTGAGGGCCAGCGTTTTGTGGTGTGTACGGGCGGCGAGCCGATGCTGCAGATCGACCAGCCGCTCGTCGATGCATTGCACGCACAAGGCTTTGAAATCGCCATCGAAACGAACGGCTCGCTGCCGGTGCTCGACACGATCGACTGGATCTGCGTGAGCCCGAAGGCCGACGCACCGCTCGTGCAGACCAAGGGCAACGAACTGAAAGTAGTCGTGCCGCAAGAAAACCAGCGTCTCGCCGACTATGCGAAGCTCGACTTCGACTATTTTCTCGTCCAGCCGATGGACGGCCCGTCGCGCGATATCAACACGAAGCTCGCCATCGACTGGTGCAAGCGTCATCCACAATGGCGGCTGTCGATGCAGACTCACAAGTACCTGAACATTCCCTGA
- the queD gene encoding 6-carboxytetrahydropterin synthase QueD, with amino-acid sequence MTITRKLEFDAGHRIPDHRSQCRNLHGHRYVLEITLQGDLVETEGAPDRGMVMDFADVKALANEHLVDKWDHAFLVYEGDTQVRGFLESMAGHKTIVLDRIPTVENLAAVAFDILANVYDAHYGVNLRLHKVRLYETPNCWADVVRD; translated from the coding sequence CTGACGATTACACGAAAACTCGAATTCGACGCGGGTCACCGCATTCCCGATCACCGCAGCCAGTGCCGTAATCTGCACGGTCATCGCTATGTGCTCGAAATCACGCTGCAAGGCGATCTCGTCGAAACGGAAGGCGCGCCGGATCGCGGCATGGTGATGGATTTCGCGGACGTGAAGGCGCTCGCGAACGAGCACCTCGTCGACAAGTGGGATCACGCGTTTCTCGTCTATGAAGGCGATACGCAGGTGCGCGGCTTTCTCGAATCGATGGCGGGCCACAAGACGATCGTGCTCGACCGCATTCCGACCGTCGAAAACCTCGCCGCCGTCGCGTTCGACATTCTCGCGAACGTCTACGACGCGCACTATGGCGTCAATCTGCGGCTGCATAAGGTGCGTCTCTATGAGACGCCTAATTGCTGGGCCGACGTTGTCCGCGACTAA
- a CDS encoding HpcH/HpaI aldolase family protein: protein MSTFTNPLKLRLKDPDPLFGLWLSLGSDSAAEALAHAGFDWLLIDMEHAPNDSSDVTGQLRAIAAAHLPTEPVVRLPAVEPWLVKRVLDAGARTLMFPNIETADEAAHAVRLTQYATADAPDGLRGVAGAVRAAAYGMRRDYLQNANAQIANIVQIESQHALANLEQIAATRGVDCLFVGPADLAASLGHLGDSKHPEVQDAMKHILDVAHRARVATGIFAMDVASARQYRSEGFRFIALAADVMWLLRTTRQALQEARS, encoded by the coding sequence ATGAGCACGTTCACGAATCCCCTCAAGCTGCGTCTCAAGGACCCGGACCCGCTGTTCGGCTTGTGGCTCTCGCTGGGCAGCGATAGCGCGGCGGAAGCGCTCGCGCACGCTGGTTTCGACTGGCTGCTGATCGACATGGAGCATGCGCCCAACGACAGCAGCGACGTCACCGGACAACTGCGCGCGATTGCTGCGGCGCATCTGCCGACCGAGCCCGTCGTGCGTCTGCCCGCCGTCGAGCCGTGGCTCGTCAAGCGCGTGCTCGATGCGGGCGCTCGTACGCTGATGTTTCCGAACATCGAGACGGCCGATGAAGCGGCCCATGCCGTTCGCCTGACGCAATACGCGACAGCCGATGCGCCGGACGGTCTGCGCGGCGTCGCCGGCGCTGTGCGCGCTGCGGCTTATGGCATGCGGCGCGATTATCTGCAGAACGCGAACGCGCAGATCGCGAACATCGTGCAGATCGAATCGCAACACGCGCTCGCGAATCTGGAGCAGATCGCGGCGACGCGAGGTGTCGATTGCCTGTTCGTCGGGCCGGCGGACCTCGCGGCAAGCCTCGGTCATCTCGGCGACTCGAAACACCCTGAAGTGCAGGACGCGATGAAGCATATTCTGGACGTCGCGCATCGTGCGCGTGTCGCGACGGGCATCTTCGCGATGGACGTCGCGAGCGCGCGGCAATACCGGTCGGAAGGCTTTCGCTTCATCGCGCTGGCCGCCGATGTGATGTGGCTGTTGCGCACCACGCGACAGGCACTGCAGGAGGCTCGGTCATGA
- a CDS encoding tetratricopeptide repeat protein: protein MKLLSLRAMRIATRAIVLTALTAGAAAHAQSKTPPASDMETQTAVADYNAGNFTSALAEFRKAAQRGSRLAEFNYAMMLLNGEGGPANVEEGKKWLRKAADANMSHAQYVYGKMYDDGEFVGRDPAEAHQWFLKAAQQGHIQAELALANQFLDGRGTARDNQQAFYWYKKAAEGGDMTAQYVTGSFYERGGDGVTQNLNVARAYYAAAAAQGDPAARLKYQQLSTQLRESHEAKPQ, encoded by the coding sequence ATGAAGCTGTTGTCGTTACGCGCGATGCGCATTGCAACTCGTGCCATCGTGCTGACCGCTCTGACGGCGGGTGCGGCGGCACACGCGCAGAGTAAGACGCCACCCGCGTCGGATATGGAAACGCAGACGGCCGTCGCCGATTACAACGCAGGCAACTTCACGTCTGCGCTCGCCGAGTTTCGCAAGGCCGCGCAGCGCGGCAGCCGCCTCGCCGAGTTCAACTACGCGATGATGCTGCTCAACGGCGAGGGCGGTCCTGCGAATGTCGAAGAAGGCAAGAAGTGGCTGCGCAAAGCCGCCGACGCGAACATGTCGCACGCGCAATACGTGTACGGCAAGATGTACGACGATGGCGAGTTCGTCGGGCGTGATCCGGCGGAAGCGCATCAATGGTTTCTGAAGGCTGCGCAGCAAGGGCATATCCAGGCCGAGCTGGCGCTGGCGAACCAGTTTCTCGATGGGCGCGGCACCGCACGTGACAACCAGCAGGCGTTCTACTGGTACAAGAAGGCGGCCGAGGGCGGCGACATGACCGCGCAGTACGTGACGGGCTCGTTCTATGAGCGCGGCGGCGATGGCGTGACGCAGAACCTGAACGTCGCGCGGGCCTATTACGCGGCTGCGGCCGCGCAAGGCGACCCGGCGGCGCGGCTCAAGTATCAGCAGCTCAGCACCCAGTTACGCGAATCGCACGAAGCGAAGCCGCAATGA
- the rodA gene encoding rod shape-determining protein RodA has translation MQIDKRAWLERFKKMFAGFDRPLALIVFLLLCVGIVTLYSASLDVPGRVEDQLRNIILTFALMWVLANIPPTTLMRFAVPLYTFGVALLIAVALFGLTRKGAKRWINVGVVIQPSEILKIATPLMLAWYYQRREGNIRWWDYIVGMLILAVPVGLIAKQPDLGTAVLVFASGFFVIYFAGLSFKLIVPVLIAGVIAVGAIATFQDKICQPEVQWPLMHDYQKHRICTLLDPTSDPLGKGFHTIQAVIAIGSGGPLGKGWLKGTQAHLEFIPEKHTDFIFAVFSEEFGLAGGLVLLTLYMALIARGLYIAANGATLFGRLLAGSLTMAFFTYAFVNIGMVSGILPVVGVPLPFMSYGGTALTTLGFAIGLIMSVARQKRLMQS, from the coding sequence ATGCAAATCGACAAGCGCGCCTGGCTCGAACGCTTCAAGAAGATGTTCGCGGGCTTCGATCGCCCGCTCGCACTGATCGTGTTTCTGCTGCTGTGCGTCGGTATCGTGACGCTGTACAGCGCGAGCCTCGACGTGCCCGGCCGCGTCGAAGACCAGCTGCGCAACATCATCCTGACGTTCGCGCTGATGTGGGTGCTGGCCAACATCCCGCCCACGACGCTGATGCGCTTCGCCGTCCCGCTCTACACATTCGGGGTCGCGTTACTGATTGCCGTGGCGCTATTCGGCCTCACGCGCAAGGGCGCCAAGCGCTGGATCAACGTTGGTGTGGTGATCCAGCCATCGGAGATTCTCAAGATCGCGACGCCGCTGATGCTCGCGTGGTACTACCAGCGCCGCGAAGGCAACATCCGCTGGTGGGATTACATCGTCGGCATGCTGATTCTCGCGGTGCCCGTCGGGCTGATCGCGAAACAGCCCGACCTCGGCACGGCCGTGCTCGTGTTCGCGTCGGGGTTCTTCGTCATCTATTTCGCGGGGCTCAGTTTCAAGCTGATCGTCCCTGTGCTGATTGCGGGCGTGATTGCCGTCGGCGCGATTGCGACGTTCCAGGACAAGATCTGCCAGCCTGAAGTGCAATGGCCGCTGATGCACGACTACCAGAAGCACCGCATCTGCACGCTGCTCGATCCGACGTCCGACCCGTTGGGCAAAGGCTTCCACACCATTCAGGCCGTGATCGCGATCGGCTCGGGCGGCCCGCTCGGCAAGGGCTGGTTGAAGGGCACGCAGGCGCATCTCGAGTTCATTCCCGAGAAGCACACTGACTTCATCTTCGCGGTGTTCTCAGAGGAGTTCGGCCTGGCCGGCGGCCTTGTATTGCTGACGCTCTATATGGCGCTGATCGCGCGCGGCCTGTACATCGCGGCGAACGGCGCGACGCTATTCGGCCGATTACTGGCCGGCTCGCTGACGATGGCGTTCTTCACCTACGCGTTCGTGAACATCGGGATGGTGAGCGGGATTCTTCCCGTGGTCGGCGTGCCGTTGCCGTTCATGAGCTACGGCGGCACCGCGCTGACGACGCTCGGCTTCGCGATCGGGCTCATCATGAGCGTCGCGCGACAGAAGCGTTTGATGCAAAGCTGA
- the mrdA gene encoding penicillin-binding protein 2, whose translation MTEFKDTQQQLTKFRLRVAAAGLFVFVCFGLIAFRFLFLQVWHYSKYSLQANENRISVAPIVPNRGIITDRNGVVLAKNYSAYTLEITPSKLNDTLDNVIDSLATVISIDARDRRRFRKLQEDSKNFESLPIRTRLTDDEVARFTAQRFRFPGVEVRARLFRQYPLGPTAAHVIGYIGRISQRDQDKIDDASDQNDSDPEHYDARLDANNYKGTDYIGKIGVEQSYETELHGLTGFEEVEVTAGGRPVRTLSRTQATPGNNLVLSLDIGLQQVAEQAFAGRRGALVAIEPSTGDVLAFVSAPSFDPNSFVDGIDQQTWDELNNSPDHPLLNRPLHGTYPPGSTYKPFMALAALTLHKRTPQWGFQDPGSYTFGGHTFRNDVPQGQGWIDMNRAIMVSNDTYFYMLAHDLGVNAIAGFMKPWGFGQITGIDIAGEARGILPSTDWKRKAYRKPEQQRWYEGETISLGIGQGYNSYTILQLAHATATLANNGTVMKPHLVKEIENPITRALRATVPKDDGRIDVKQSDIDVVKRGMENVTMNPSGTAYQVFRNAAYVSAGKTGTAQVFSLQGAKYHGHALAEHLRDHALFIAFAPADNPKIAVALIVENGGWGAQAAGPIARRVLDYYLVDRMKPGVEQAAVVAAASATEETSAPVIGSAPVAPTGDIQPVAVAAGFKPLPLPAGAPTPHAAPASDASGAVAASGAASASAPVASSAAAPRAASASKPAKAPRVASATVAPSPAASDTAATTAAAPVKASDARKSPRKPRPASESRPVAAAPSRNEESQAVPRGPVSGGIDE comes from the coding sequence ATGACCGAATTCAAGGACACCCAGCAGCAACTCACGAAATTCCGCCTGCGCGTCGCGGCGGCGGGGCTGTTCGTGTTCGTCTGCTTCGGGCTGATCGCGTTCCGTTTCCTGTTTCTGCAGGTCTGGCACTACAGCAAATACTCGCTGCAAGCCAACGAAAACCGCATCTCAGTCGCGCCGATCGTGCCGAACCGCGGCATCATCACCGACCGCAACGGCGTCGTACTCGCCAAGAACTACTCGGCTTACACGCTGGAAATCACGCCGTCGAAGCTAAACGACACGCTCGATAACGTAATCGACAGTCTCGCGACCGTCATCAGTATCGACGCGCGCGACCGCCGCCGCTTCCGCAAACTGCAGGAAGACTCGAAGAACTTCGAGAGCCTACCGATCCGCACGCGCCTCACCGACGACGAAGTCGCGCGCTTCACAGCGCAGCGTTTCCGCTTCCCTGGCGTCGAAGTGCGCGCGCGCCTGTTCCGCCAATATCCGCTCGGACCGACGGCGGCGCATGTAATCGGCTATATCGGGCGCATTTCGCAGCGCGACCAGGACAAGATCGACGACGCCAGCGACCAGAACGACAGCGATCCCGAGCACTACGACGCGCGCCTCGACGCGAACAACTACAAAGGCACCGACTACATCGGCAAGATCGGTGTCGAGCAGAGCTACGAGACAGAGCTGCACGGGCTGACGGGCTTCGAAGAAGTCGAAGTGACGGCGGGCGGGCGACCGGTGCGCACGCTGTCGCGCACGCAGGCGACACCGGGCAACAACCTCGTGCTGTCGCTCGATATCGGCTTGCAGCAGGTCGCCGAGCAGGCGTTTGCGGGCCGCCGCGGCGCGCTCGTCGCGATCGAGCCATCGACGGGCGACGTGCTCGCGTTCGTGTCCGCACCGAGCTTCGATCCGAATTCGTTTGTCGACGGCATCGACCAGCAGACCTGGGACGAACTGAACAACTCGCCCGATCACCCGCTGCTGAATCGTCCGCTACACGGCACGTATCCGCCCGGCTCGACGTACAAGCCGTTCATGGCGCTCGCCGCGCTGACGCTGCACAAGCGCACGCCGCAATGGGGCTTCCAGGATCCGGGCTCGTACACGTTCGGCGGCCACACGTTCCGCAACGACGTGCCGCAGGGTCAGGGCTGGATCGACATGAATCGCGCGATCATGGTGTCGAACGACACCTACTTCTACATGCTCGCGCACGATCTCGGCGTCAACGCGATCGCCGGATTTATGAAGCCGTGGGGCTTCGGCCAGATAACGGGCATCGACATCGCCGGTGAAGCGCGCGGCATCCTGCCTTCGACGGACTGGAAGCGCAAGGCGTATCGCAAGCCCGAACAGCAACGCTGGTACGAAGGCGAGACGATCAGCCTCGGCATCGGCCAGGGCTACAACTCGTACACGATTCTTCAACTCGCGCATGCGACGGCGACGCTCGCGAACAACGGCACGGTGATGAAGCCGCACCTTGTGAAGGAGATCGAGAATCCGATCACCCGGGCACTGCGCGCTACCGTGCCGAAGGACGACGGACGCATCGACGTGAAGCAGTCCGATATCGACGTCGTGAAGCGTGGCATGGAAAACGTGACGATGAACCCGTCGGGCACTGCGTATCAGGTGTTCCGCAATGCCGCGTATGTGTCGGCGGGCAAGACGGGGACGGCGCAGGTGTTCTCGCTGCAAGGCGCGAAGTACCACGGCCACGCGCTCGCTGAACATCTGCGCGACCACGCGCTCTTCATCGCGTTTGCCCCTGCCGACAACCCGAAAATCGCGGTCGCGCTGATCGTCGAAAACGGCGGCTGGGGTGCGCAAGCGGCGGGCCCGATCGCGCGGCGGGTGCTCGACTATTACCTAGTCGACCGCATGAAACCGGGCGTCGAGCAGGCAGCCGTCGTGGCGGCTGCATCGGCGACGGAGGAAACGTCGGCGCCCGTCATCGGTAGCGCGCCGGTAGCGCCCACCGGCGACATTCAGCCTGTCGCCGTCGCGGCTGGCTTCAAGCCACTGCCGTTGCCCGCGGGCGCACCGACGCCGCATGCGGCGCCTGCGTCGGATGCATCCGGCGCCGTCGCGGCGTCGGGCGCAGCTTCGGCTTCGGCGCCTGTCGCTTCGTCAGCTGCGGCGCCGCGAGCCGCTTCGGCATCGAAGCCGGCCAAGGCGCCGCGCGTCGCGTCGGCCACAGTCGCGCCGTCGCCCGCTGCATCTGACACGGCAGCAACCACGGCTGCGGCACCCGTCAAGGCGTCCGACGCCCGCAAGTCCCCACGCAAACCCCGTCCGGCCAGCGAATCGCGGCCGGTCGCCGCCGCGCCGTCGCGTAACGAGGAATCGCAGGCCGTGCCGCGCGGTCCCGTTTCCGGCGGCATCGACGAGTAA
- the mreD gene encoding rod shape-determining protein MreD → MNRPQYILQPVNPYFIAFSLAAAFLLNMMPWGRLVGVPDFVALVLLFWNVHQPRKVGMGIAFMLGLLMDVHNASLLGEHALAYTLLSYGAITIHRRVLWMSIGVQVFAVMPLLVVAQLVPFVIRLLTGASFPGWGYLIDGFVEAALWPVASILLLMPQRRPADPDDTRPI, encoded by the coding sequence ATGAATCGCCCGCAGTACATCCTGCAGCCCGTCAATCCTTATTTCATCGCGTTCAGCCTCGCCGCCGCGTTCCTGCTGAACATGATGCCGTGGGGCCGTCTGGTCGGCGTGCCCGATTTCGTCGCGCTCGTGCTGCTGTTCTGGAACGTGCATCAGCCGCGCAAGGTCGGCATGGGTATCGCGTTTATGCTCGGTCTGTTGATGGACGTGCATAACGCCAGCCTGCTCGGCGAACACGCGCTCGCCTACACGCTGTTGTCGTACGGCGCGATCACGATCCACCGCCGCGTGCTGTGGATGTCGATCGGTGTGCAGGTTTTCGCTGTGATGCCGTTGCTCGTCGTCGCGCAACTCGTGCCGTTCGTGATCCGCCTGCTGACGGGCGCGTCGTTTCCGGGCTGGGGTTATCTGATCGACGGGTTCGTCGAAGCAGCACTCTGGCCCGTCGCGAGCATTCTGCTTTTGATGCCGCAACGCCGTCCGGCCGATCCGGACGATACGCGGCCCATCTGA
- the mreC gene encoding rod shape-determining protein MreC translates to MEYSPPPLFKQGPSALARLIFFVLVALALLISDARFRTLEIVRGVLGAGLYPLQRAALVPRDIFMGAADLAVTSASLRGENDKLRTRNLQLSQQANQAAQLDAENAHLRNLLQLSQRMTTQSIPAEIQYDTRDPFTQKVVIGRGSQQGIRDGSPVVNEDGVIGQVTRVFPMQSEVTLLTDKDQAVPVQIVRTGLRSVIYGTPKGDALDLRFVPISADVLAGDELVTSGLDGIYPPGLPVAKVVRVDKQADTAFARVICQPIAPVRGARDLLVLHYENNVPPRPADEPDPAAAAKEAKKKNAKTQDKGKSGEKDAKSAPTAAASAPAAAAAAAKPAAPAVASSAKPAGKASTEKKPAAEKGAKPQAAQGANQGAKQ, encoded by the coding sequence ATGGAATACAGTCCGCCGCCCCTATTCAAGCAAGGCCCCTCGGCTCTCGCACGACTTATCTTCTTCGTGCTGGTAGCGCTCGCCCTGCTCATTTCCGACGCGCGATTCCGCACGCTCGAGATCGTTCGCGGCGTGCTCGGCGCGGGCTTGTATCCGTTGCAGCGCGCGGCGCTGGTGCCGCGCGACATCTTCATGGGCGCCGCCGATCTCGCCGTCACCAGCGCGTCGCTGCGCGGTGAGAACGACAAGTTGCGCACACGCAATCTGCAGTTGTCGCAGCAGGCCAACCAGGCGGCCCAGCTCGACGCGGAAAACGCGCATCTGCGTAATCTGCTGCAGCTGTCACAACGGATGACAACGCAGTCGATCCCCGCCGAAATCCAGTACGACACGCGCGATCCGTTCACGCAAAAGGTCGTGATCGGCCGCGGATCGCAGCAAGGCATCAGGGACGGTTCGCCCGTCGTCAATGAAGACGGCGTGATCGGCCAGGTGACGCGCGTGTTCCCGATGCAGTCCGAAGTGACGCTGCTCACCGACAAGGACCAGGCCGTCCCCGTGCAGATCGTCCGCACGGGCCTGCGCAGCGTGATCTACGGCACGCCGAAGGGCGACGCGCTCGACCTGCGTTTCGTGCCGATCAGCGCCGATGTGCTGGCCGGCGATGAACTCGTGACGAGCGGTCTCGACGGCATCTATCCGCCGGGGCTGCCAGTCGCGAAGGTGGTGCGCGTCGACAAGCAGGCGGACACGGCGTTCGCGCGCGTGATCTGCCAGCCCATCGCGCCTGTGCGCGGTGCTCGCGACCTGCTTGTCCTACACTACGAGAACAACGTGCCGCCGCGCCCCGCCGACGAACCCGATCCCGCCGCAGCCGCGAAGGAAGCGAAAAAGAAGAACGCGAAAACGCAGGACAAGGGCAAGTCAGGCGAGAAGGACGCGAAGTCTGCTCCGACGGCCGCCGCATCGGCGCCTGCAGCGGCCGCGGCTGCGGCAAAACCGGCTGCGCCGGCTGTCGCATCGTCGGCCAAGCCTGCTGGCAAGGCATCGACCGAAAAGAAGCCGGCCGCTGAAAAGGGCGCGAAGCCTCAAGCCGCTCAAGGGGCAAATCAGGGGGCCAAGCAATGA
- a CDS encoding rod shape-determining protein: MFGFLRSYFSNDLAIDLGTANTLIYMRGKGIVLDEPSVVSIRQEGGPNGKKTIQAVGKEAKQMLGKVPGNIEAIRPMKDGVIADFTVTEQMIKQFIKTAHESRMFSPSPRIIICVPCGSTQVERRAIKEAAHGAGASQVYLIEEPMAAAIGAGLPVSEATGSMVVDIGGGTTEVGVISLGGIVYKGSVRVGGDKFDEAIVNYIRRNYGMLIGEQTAEAIKKEIGSAFPGSEVKEMEVKGRNLSEGIPRSFTISSNEILEALTDPLNQIVSSVKIALEQTPPELGADIAERGMMLTGGGALLRDLDRLLAEETGLPVLVAEDPLTCVVRGSGMALERMDKLGSIFSYE; the protein is encoded by the coding sequence ATGTTCGGTTTTTTGCGCAGCTATTTCTCCAACGATCTGGCCATTGACCTCGGCACGGCCAACACGCTTATCTACATGCGTGGCAAAGGTATCGTTCTCGACGAGCCGTCCGTCGTTTCGATTCGCCAGGAAGGCGGCCCGAATGGCAAGAAGACCATTCAGGCAGTCGGCAAGGAAGCAAAGCAGATGCTCGGCAAGGTGCCGGGCAACATCGAGGCGATCCGCCCGATGAAGGACGGCGTGATCGCCGACTTCACCGTGACCGAACAGATGATCAAGCAGTTCATCAAGACGGCTCACGAATCGCGCATGTTCTCGCCGTCGCCACGCATCATCATCTGCGTGCCGTGCGGTTCGACCCAGGTCGAGCGCCGTGCCATCAAGGAAGCGGCACACGGTGCGGGCGCATCGCAGGTCTACCTGATCGAAGAGCCGATGGCAGCTGCTATCGGTGCGGGTCTGCCGGTTTCGGAAGCAACGGGCTCGATGGTCGTCGACATCGGCGGCGGCACGACGGAAGTCGGCGTGATCTCGCTGGGCGGCATCGTGTACAAGGGTTCGGTGCGCGTCGGCGGCGACAAGTTCGACGAAGCGATCGTCAACTACATCCGCCGCAACTACGGCATGCTGATCGGCGAACAGACGGCCGAAGCCATCAAGAAGGAAATCGGCTCCGCGTTCCCGGGCTCGGAAGTCAAGGAAATGGAAGTGAAGGGCCGTAACCTGTCGGAAGGCATTCCGCGCAGCTTCACCATTTCGAGCAATGAAATTCTCGAAGCATTGACCGATCCGCTGAACCAGATCGTGTCGTCGGTGAAGATCGCGCTGGAACAGACGCCGCCGGAACTCGGCGCCGACATCGCCGAACGCGGCATGATGCTGACGGGCGGTGGCGCACTGCTGCGCGACCTCGACCGCCTGCTGGCGGAAGAAACGGGCCTGCCCGTGCTGGTCGCAGAAGATCCGCTGACGTGCGTCGTGCGTGGCTCGGGCATGGCGCTCGAACGCATGGACAAGCTCGGCAGCATCTTCTCGTACGAGTAA
- the gatC gene encoding Asp-tRNA(Asn)/Glu-tRNA(Gln) amidotransferase subunit GatC, with the protein MALTLTDVKRIAHLARLELPDADAEHTLTQLNDFFGLVEQMQAVDTTGIAPLAHPIEQIEDVALRLRNDAVTENVNRDDYQRPAPAVQDGLYLVPKVIE; encoded by the coding sequence ATGGCCCTGACTCTGACCGATGTGAAACGCATCGCCCACCTCGCACGGCTCGAACTGCCCGATGCCGACGCCGAGCACACGCTGACCCAGCTCAACGATTTCTTCGGCCTCGTCGAACAGATGCAGGCGGTGGATACAACGGGCATCGCGCCGCTCGCGCATCCCATCGAGCAGATCGAAGACGTGGCGCTGCGTCTGCGCAACGACGCGGTGACCGAAAACGTGAATCGCGATGATTACCAGCGTCCGGCGCCCGCGGTGCAGGACGGCCTGTATCTGGTGCCGAAGGTCATCGAGTAA